One Pullulanibacillus sp. KACC 23026 DNA segment encodes these proteins:
- a CDS encoding YugN family protein encodes MRFEETKIESVEISFPILEHVMKMAGMIRGGAWDYRHVTYDFKFEFAHDGSVYYFRIPGTAIQNRIEERDCVVKLGTPYVGRHYYPHGIEYNEIFPENVLEKCKDRIHIIEEALTELQSNATHS; translated from the coding sequence ATGCGTTTTGAAGAGACCAAAATTGAAAGCGTTGAAATTTCATTTCCTATTCTTGAACACGTTATGAAAATGGCGGGAATGATTCGCGGCGGAGCATGGGATTATAGGCATGTCACCTATGACTTTAAATTTGAATTTGCTCATGACGGCAGCGTTTACTATTTTAGAATTCCTGGTACGGCCATCCAAAACCGGATTGAAGAACGCGATTGTGTGGTCAAATTAGGAACCCCTTATGTTGGCCGCCATTATTATCCTCACGGGATCGAATATAATGAAATTTTTCCAGAGAATGTCCTTGAAAAATGCAAAGACCGAATTCATATCATTGAAGAGGCTCTAACAGAACTTCAATCAAACGCTACGCACTCATGA
- a CDS encoding YlbG family protein — MKERSGIIVWLHSTKNIKALRRFGSIYYYSRRLKYVSMYCDLDERDEIIKRLEKLRFVKRVDVSFLHEIKREYSKKKGKDQYGNPYDLEDPLTLLPS; from the coding sequence GTGAAAGAGCGTTCGGGTATTATTGTGTGGCTGCACAGTACTAAGAATATTAAAGCTTTAAGGCGTTTTGGGAGTATTTATTATTATTCACGGCGTCTCAAATATGTATCCATGTATTGCGATTTAGACGAACGAGACGAGATCATCAAACGTCTTGAAAAGCTGAGGTTCGTTAAACGGGTTGACGTCTCTTTTCTTCATGAAATTAAAAGAGAGTATTCTAAGAAAAAGGGGAAGGATCAGTATGGAAATCCATATGACCTCGAAGATCCGTTAACCCTTTTACCAAGTTAA
- the ylbD gene encoding spore coat protein YlbD, which yields MVKTTKKAVDDFKAFVKKYPSLAKVKRENDLSWQDLFEEWVLYGEDKEFWKEYGITIKSTGQERKLFNFGTGSGTDLSKLMGILNQIDPEDLQEKLKQVDSALTTLSSFIGSFTSSTNSQSANTGSMQQGPMNPMGPGMMNGMGQGQTQGPGAFTPFNPGPNYSFYNRD from the coding sequence ATGGTAAAGACGACAAAGAAGGCGGTTGACGACTTTAAAGCCTTTGTTAAGAAATATCCAAGTTTAGCCAAAGTGAAACGGGAAAATGACCTTTCTTGGCAAGATCTTTTTGAAGAATGGGTGTTGTATGGAGAAGATAAAGAGTTTTGGAAGGAATACGGTATTACGATAAAATCAACAGGTCAGGAACGGAAATTGTTTAATTTTGGTACGGGATCAGGGACGGATTTGTCGAAATTAATGGGCATTCTCAACCAAATTGACCCAGAGGACTTACAAGAAAAGTTGAAACAAGTCGACAGTGCTTTGACGACCCTTTCAAGTTTTATTGGTTCCTTTACGTCTTCAACGAACAGTCAATCCGCGAATACGGGTTCCATGCAGCAAGGGCCGATGAATCCGATGGGACCTGGGATGATGAATGGCATGGGCCAAGGTCAAACTCAAGGCCCGGGAGCCTTCACTCCATTTAATCCGGGACCTAATTACTCATTCTATAATAGGGACTGA
- the safA gene encoding SafA/ExsA family spore coat assembly protein, whose amino-acid sequence MRQFIILGLFVGSLMIWMGAFHPKEAKAEAGTTTAYIVQTGDSLWKIANKYQVGLSELIQANPQIDNPHLIYPGEKINVPKLTAIKSFENQVINLTNAERTKRGLPALKADWQLSRVARYKAMDMRDNHYFSHTSPTYGSPFTMITDFGLSYTAAAENIAGGQETPQAVVNAWMNSAGHRANILSTKYTNIGVGFAEGGSYGYYWSEMFIHP is encoded by the coding sequence ATGAGGCAATTCATCATATTAGGGTTATTTGTAGGAAGCTTAATGATTTGGATGGGGGCTTTTCACCCAAAGGAAGCTAAGGCAGAAGCTGGGACGACCACAGCTTATATCGTTCAAACAGGTGATTCTCTATGGAAGATTGCGAACAAATACCAAGTGGGGTTAAGCGAGTTGATTCAGGCCAATCCACAGATTGATAACCCTCATTTAATTTATCCGGGTGAAAAAATTAATGTTCCTAAACTTACGGCTATAAAAAGTTTTGAGAACCAAGTTATAAATCTAACAAATGCTGAACGCACAAAAAGGGGACTTCCTGCTTTAAAAGCAGATTGGCAGCTTTCAAGAGTTGCAAGGTATAAAGCGATGGATATGCGAGATAATCATTATTTCTCTCACACTTCTCCTACTTATGGGTCTCCCTTTACCATGATCACAGATTTTGGTCTGTCGTATACAGCAGCAGCAGAAAATATTGCAGGCGGTCAGGAGACCCCGCAGGCTGTCGTGAATGCCTGGATGAACAGTGCCGGTCATCGAGCTAATATCTTAAGCACCAAGTATACCAATATAGGAGTTGGCTTCGCTGAAGGCGGAAGCTATGGGTACTATTGGTCAGAGATGTTTATTCATCCATAA
- a CDS encoding CAP domain-containing protein codes for MFSYFNRSFLVLACFIFAAAFLYKNMGGFKNVVPPLNEAGTQLGSHNVNKSATVIHSDEMSTYLNQSTAKILNVFGKPSRKDPTPFGYEWWIYGEGSESYLQIGIANNRVVTIYALGKNLKTAPFAIGSSLPHSIKVSQTPTIQAKDVQVTFELQQDDLDTRPLVQVGSNWAELYIDQFTGKLTSIRYVTPQVLIEQRPFNMEYQGVLPKAPSLTSKDWEDIDRAEEKEIWAISNVLRVRYKVQTLKWSPQAEKAAYLHSQEMDIKNYFSHDSKWQGNLTDRLKKQNINFQLAGENIAAHYEDGISATIGWLNSEEHRKNLLHPDFTELGPGVYHDYYTQDFVRPF; via the coding sequence GTGTTTTCTTATTTTAACCGCTCGTTCCTTGTTCTCGCTTGTTTCATTTTTGCAGCGGCTTTTCTGTATAAAAATATGGGCGGCTTCAAAAACGTTGTCCCTCCATTAAACGAAGCAGGAACACAATTGGGGAGCCATAATGTCAATAAGTCTGCTACGGTTATTCATTCTGATGAGATGAGTACCTATTTAAACCAATCTACTGCTAAAATACTTAATGTTTTTGGCAAGCCATCACGGAAAGATCCCACTCCTTTTGGTTATGAATGGTGGATATACGGAGAAGGCAGTGAATCCTATCTACAGATTGGGATTGCGAATAATCGGGTTGTCACGATCTATGCGCTTGGTAAGAACTTGAAAACGGCTCCTTTTGCTATTGGTTCTTCCTTGCCTCACTCAATTAAAGTATCCCAAACGCCAACGATCCAAGCTAAAGACGTTCAAGTAACCTTTGAGCTTCAGCAGGATGATCTGGATACAAGACCGCTCGTTCAAGTTGGAAGCAATTGGGCGGAGCTCTATATCGATCAATTTACAGGAAAGTTAACGAGTATTCGTTATGTGACCCCTCAAGTGTTAATTGAGCAAAGGCCTTTTAACATGGAATATCAAGGTGTGTTGCCAAAAGCACCCTCCTTAACCTCCAAGGATTGGGAAGACATTGATCGAGCGGAAGAAAAGGAAATTTGGGCGATTTCAAATGTCCTTAGAGTGAGGTATAAGGTTCAAACTTTAAAGTGGTCCCCTCAAGCAGAAAAGGCGGCTTATCTACATAGTCAGGAAATGGATATTAAAAACTATTTTTCTCATGATTCAAAGTGGCAAGGGAACTTGACGGATCGGCTTAAAAAACAGAACATTAACTTTCAATTAGCTGGAGAGAATATCGCTGCCCATTATGAAGACGGCATTTCGGCTACGATCGGCTGGCTGAATAGTGAAGAGCATCGGAAAAATTTGCTTCACCCTGATTTCACAGAATTGGGGCCAGGCGTTTATCACGATTATTACACACAGGACTTTGTTCGACCGTTTTAA
- a CDS encoding PaaI family thioesterase, with protein sequence METKREALLQQFQHFLETASDASLDAVSACIQGAEQKDADLTHTYINGLLNYQGKLTESDGYKASITLNPFTLNTLNITHGGILATFADTVMGTHVFQLLPDNQAAVTSEMSIHFIAPALGEQLHASSEVVHRGNRLCVMDCKIKDDKGKLVATSTGSFFIIKRKN encoded by the coding sequence ATGGAAACAAAAAGAGAAGCCTTATTGCAACAGTTCCAACACTTTCTAGAAACCGCTTCCGATGCTTCATTGGATGCCGTATCCGCTTGTATTCAAGGGGCCGAGCAAAAGGATGCGGATCTGACCCATACTTATATCAATGGCCTTCTTAACTATCAAGGAAAACTAACCGAGAGTGACGGTTATAAAGCCTCTATTACTTTAAATCCCTTCACTCTGAACACATTAAATATTACTCATGGAGGCATACTGGCTACTTTTGCTGATACCGTTATGGGGACCCATGTCTTCCAGTTACTTCCCGATAATCAAGCTGCGGTTACTTCCGAAATGAGCATTCATTTCATAGCCCCAGCATTGGGGGAGCAGCTTCACGCCAGTTCAGAGGTTGTTCACAGAGGAAACCGCCTTTGTGTAATGGATTGTAAAATTAAAGACGATAAAGGAAAGCTTGTTGCAACATCGACAGGGTCCTTTTTTATTATTAAGCGAAAAAACTAA
- a CDS encoding MFS transporter, whose amino-acid sequence MNKNFSLLLVGQAIATIGDVLYMVAVISKIFVLTGSAAVSSFVPFTVTLSMFSSNLLTPLLIGKVNLKWLIAGSQVGKTVLIVVLSFVLIGVTVSNFYWIFLIIALIAFLDGCANPIKQTLIPHYVELEHLVQANGLSETTTQVIQTVMWFVGSFLLLVLGSLHLIMGVAGLFGLSSILLGFLDNVSHQTNRTVGTFEPLKEGWKTLVQIPLLKTVALMELLENMAGTVWMAAILLVFVREALHVDQKWWGFINGAFFLGLIFGSVYCVRYSSFVEKKISTFILVGSTVSFVVTLMFSLNKFPMIALMLSFCVGIFGQLKTIPQQTAIQTSVPKEQLSTVYTSLSAIGTGAFGVSSLAMGFLSDWLGIRVVFAISALLLAAVSRIVLKNKSLFVRKVAQE is encoded by the coding sequence TTGAATAAAAATTTTTCTTTATTACTTGTGGGTCAGGCGATCGCAACTATTGGCGATGTATTGTATATGGTAGCTGTTATTAGTAAGATTTTTGTTTTAACGGGTTCTGCGGCAGTCTCGTCTTTTGTTCCGTTTACGGTTACATTGTCTATGTTCTCGTCGAACCTCCTGACACCTCTTTTGATCGGTAAAGTGAATTTAAAATGGTTAATCGCGGGTTCACAAGTTGGAAAAACTGTTTTGATTGTTGTTTTAAGTTTTGTGTTAATTGGAGTCACCGTATCCAACTTTTACTGGATCTTCTTAATTATTGCGTTGATTGCTTTTCTTGACGGTTGTGCGAATCCAATCAAACAAACATTGATTCCGCATTATGTGGAACTAGAACATTTAGTTCAAGCGAATGGTCTATCGGAGACAACGACTCAAGTCATTCAAACGGTTATGTGGTTCGTCGGGAGTTTTTTGTTACTTGTTTTAGGTTCTTTGCACCTCATAATGGGAGTTGCCGGTTTATTTGGTTTATCCAGTATTCTGTTAGGTTTTTTAGACAATGTAAGTCACCAAACGAATAGAACGGTAGGAACATTTGAGCCATTAAAAGAAGGATGGAAAACTTTAGTTCAAATCCCGTTGCTGAAAACGGTTGCTCTAATGGAACTTCTAGAAAATATGGCAGGAACGGTATGGATGGCTGCCATTCTTTTAGTTTTTGTAAGAGAGGCTTTACACGTTGACCAAAAGTGGTGGGGATTCATAAACGGTGCCTTCTTTTTAGGGCTCATTTTTGGAAGCGTTTATTGTGTCAGATATTCTTCTTTTGTTGAGAAAAAAATAAGCACATTTATTTTGGTCGGCTCAACTGTTAGTTTTGTCGTGACGTTAATGTTTAGTTTAAATAAATTTCCAATGATAGCCTTAATGTTGTCTTTCTGTGTCGGGATCTTTGGGCAACTAAAAACGATACCGCAACAGACAGCTATCCAAACAAGTGTCCCCAAAGAACAATTATCAACCGTGTATACGTCATTAAGTGCTATTGGAACAGGCGCTTTTGGAGTCAGTTCCCTCGCAATGGGATTCCTGTCGGATTGGTTAGGAATCCGAGTTGTTTTCGCGATCTCAGCGCTGTTATTAGCCGCTGTAAGTAGAATTGTTTTAAAAAATAAGTCATTATTCGTGAGGAAGGTAGCGCAGGAATAA
- a CDS encoding GNAT family N-acetyltransferase, translating into MIRELKPNEQNDYVELLKRLDQESHFWAIDSPSFFADSSDGTGRVNPIFGLVEEESLIGFVAIVRHSHEQIAHRAQLMIGILEKYHGRGYGRELINKAISYAKDQQIRRLEVTVMAPNKKALWLFGRAGFSVEGTRRKAVRVDQDYVDEFYMSLFL; encoded by the coding sequence GTGATTAGAGAGCTCAAACCAAATGAGCAGAACGATTATGTTGAGCTTTTGAAGCGACTAGATCAAGAGAGTCATTTTTGGGCCATCGACAGCCCTTCTTTCTTTGCAGATTCATCTGATGGAACAGGGCGAGTCAATCCTATTTTTGGATTGGTGGAGGAGGAGTCTCTCATTGGTTTTGTCGCCATTGTGCGGCATTCCCATGAACAAATCGCTCACCGGGCACAGCTGATGATTGGCATTTTAGAAAAGTACCATGGTAGAGGGTATGGCAGAGAACTGATCAATAAAGCCATTTCTTATGCGAAAGACCAACAGATTAGGCGCTTGGAAGTGACCGTTATGGCTCCAAATAAGAAGGCACTTTGGTTGTTTGGACGGGCTGGCTTTTCAGTTGAGGGTACACGAAGAAAGGCTGTTCGAGTGGATCAGGACTATGTAGATGAATTTTATATGAGTTTATTTCTATAA
- a CDS encoding M3 family oligoendopeptidase has protein sequence MEKIGYSKMWNLDKVFMGGSKSSQFLNHINRIESLVNELEDSVKSLMITPLSSNENFKVVHLVESIGNISLYLSQANSFITCLLAENPKDQDAGFLRGNVGQEESRFEKQLSIVKKILTNTNEDVWKNILEAEELQEYRFILNEWRENADRYLSDEELNLISDLMGDGYHAWGHFYNDLVSSINVNIQINGKIESLSVGQAINLRSHHNEEVRKEAHYVLESTWKEKEQLFSKIINHITGFRIQVNKKRGIKSALEEPLKKNRMKEETLNTMWNVINKHKQPFSNYLKRKAELIGGSSMKAYNFWAPVTQSNQELKFEKAVALILEHFSQFGTELEGFARQAFSEGWIEAADRPNKSAIPFCAGFPLTGESRVFMTFSGTFLNVLTLVHELGHAFHNHAMKSVNGLNKRYPLSIAETASTFSEMIVFDAAMKKANSKKEQLFILDEKLKRSVMNFMNIHSRFLFEKRLYKERNEGMVSAERLNQLMEESINEAYAGSLEQPSIYSWVWTPHYYLTQSPFYNFPYTFGYLFALGIYAKAKEKGKDFEKDYLILLRDSGSMAVEDLVMEHLGEDITSEEFWEKGMELCVKDAEEFMDLTSKIVRGY, from the coding sequence CAAGTCAATTTTTAAATCATATCAATCGAATAGAATCTCTTGTGAATGAATTAGAAGATAGTGTTAAATCATTGATGATTACGCCACTTTCATCAAATGAAAACTTTAAAGTAGTCCATTTAGTTGAAAGCATCGGAAACATTAGCTTGTACTTATCACAAGCTAATTCGTTTATCACCTGTCTCCTTGCAGAAAATCCAAAGGATCAAGATGCTGGCTTCTTACGAGGAAATGTTGGTCAAGAAGAATCCCGTTTTGAAAAACAATTATCGATAGTAAAGAAGATATTAACAAATACTAATGAAGATGTTTGGAAAAATATACTTGAAGCCGAAGAATTACAAGAATATAGATTTATTCTAAACGAATGGCGTGAAAATGCAGATAGGTATTTGTCAGATGAAGAGCTAAATTTAATTTCTGATTTAATGGGTGATGGGTACCATGCCTGGGGACATTTTTATAATGATCTAGTAAGTAGCATTAACGTAAATATTCAAATTAATGGCAAAATAGAAAGTCTATCAGTTGGACAAGCCATTAACTTGCGGTCGCACCATAATGAAGAAGTGCGCAAAGAAGCTCATTATGTATTAGAATCTACTTGGAAAGAGAAAGAACAATTATTTAGTAAAATAATAAATCACATTACGGGTTTTCGTATACAAGTAAATAAAAAACGCGGGATAAAAAGTGCATTAGAAGAGCCTTTGAAAAAGAACAGAATGAAGGAAGAGACGCTGAATACGATGTGGAATGTAATTAATAAACATAAACAACCTTTCTCGAATTACTTGAAACGAAAAGCTGAATTGATAGGTGGATCAAGTATGAAGGCCTATAACTTTTGGGCTCCAGTTACACAAAGTAATCAAGAGCTAAAATTCGAGAAAGCGGTTGCGCTTATTCTGGAACATTTTAGTCAGTTTGGAACTGAGTTAGAAGGCTTTGCTAGACAAGCTTTTTCAGAAGGTTGGATAGAAGCCGCAGATCGACCTAATAAGTCCGCTATTCCTTTCTGTGCTGGTTTTCCACTCACAGGTGAATCAAGAGTCTTTATGACATTTAGTGGCACTTTTTTAAATGTGTTAACTCTTGTTCATGAGCTCGGCCACGCTTTTCATAATCATGCCATGAAGTCTGTAAATGGGTTGAACAAGCGTTATCCGTTAAGTATTGCTGAAACTGCTTCAACTTTCTCTGAAATGATTGTTTTTGATGCAGCTATGAAAAAGGCGAATTCAAAAAAAGAACAATTATTTATACTGGATGAAAAATTAAAACGCAGTGTAATGAACTTTATGAATATCCATTCGAGATTCTTATTTGAAAAGAGACTTTATAAGGAACGTAATGAAGGTATGGTTTCAGCCGAACGACTAAATCAGTTAATGGAAGAATCCATAAATGAGGCGTATGCTGGATCACTAGAACAACCTTCCATTTATTCTTGGGTTTGGACTCCGCATTATTATCTTACTCAATCGCCTTTTTATAATTTCCCCTATACTTTTGGGTATTTATTTGCATTGGGAATTTATGCAAAGGCAAAGGAGAAAGGAAAAGACTTTGAGAAAGATTATTTGATCTTACTTCGTGATTCGGGGAGTATGGCTGTGGAAGATTTAGTTATGGAACATCTAGGGGAAGATATTACTTCAGAAGAATTCTGGGAAAAAGGAATGGAATTATGCGTAAAAGATGCGGAAGAATTCATGGACTTAACTTCTAAAATTGTTCGAGGATATTGA
- a CDS encoding YlbE-like family protein, translating to MRREVIYRLDQDPELKQFIRLHPIWYKKLARQPHLLSEMESQANDFYGKSFSKRIERISQGLGMINMMLELASMQNEENS from the coding sequence ATGAGAAGAGAAGTGATTTACAGGCTGGATCAAGACCCAGAATTAAAGCAATTTATACGCCTGCATCCAATATGGTACAAGAAATTAGCGCGGCAACCGCACTTACTCTCTGAAATGGAGTCTCAGGCGAATGACTTTTATGGAAAATCGTTCTCAAAAAGGATCGAGAGAATTAGTCAAGGACTCGGAATGATAAATATGATGCTTGAACTTGCGAGCATGCAAAATGAAGAAAACAGTTAA
- a CDS encoding YlbF family regulator gives MLRQSEPFERYKESKKRLEQDQQAISLLRRFVKLRERYDEVQRFGKYHPDYHEVIQEMMEVKRDVDLNDIIAEYKQAEAELESLLNDISLSIAGAVSPSIKVPTGDPFFDRGCSGGCSTGGACGCH, from the coding sequence ATGTTAAGACAATCCGAGCCATTTGAACGATATAAGGAATCCAAGAAACGGCTGGAACAGGACCAACAGGCGATTTCCCTTCTTCGCCGATTTGTTAAACTGCGAGAGCGGTATGATGAAGTCCAGCGTTTTGGTAAATATCACCCCGATTATCATGAGGTTATTCAAGAGATGATGGAGGTCAAACGAGATGTTGACCTGAACGACATCATTGCTGAGTATAAGCAGGCTGAGGCTGAACTCGAGAGCCTTTTAAATGATATAAGTTTGTCCATTGCTGGAGCCGTTTCTCCGTCGATTAAGGTCCCAACAGGTGATCCATTCTTTGACCGTGGCTGCAGTGGCGGCTGTTCAACGGGCGGTGCTTGCGGCTGTCATTAA